The Rhipicephalus sanguineus isolate Rsan-2018 chromosome 4, BIME_Rsan_1.4, whole genome shotgun sequence DNA window AACATGTTACGCACAAAATAGTTCCTTGACAAAACCCTCAAAAGCATTATACAGTTAACACGAGTTCATAAAAACACCACTTCCTGACACTGCTTTAAAGGGACGTTATTCACTGCTCATCGTGCATATACTGCAGCACAATACAGTACATTGTGTTGAATAATTTCCCAATGCTGGTAAAGTGCACAGGAACTACTGGCAAGACGCGCAGTACCGACCAATGTCGCTGTGTATACGCTTTGTGCGGCAATTCATATATTCTCTTGTAAATGATTGTGCCGCATAATGCGCAATTCAACGGTACTGAACTTCCAGGTGATCAATATCAACAAGTGAATAGTAGAAAAGCTCCAGTGTCAAGAGACGCAACAGTCGCGTCTAACACGTAATTCTGCGATGTTAAAACTCGTGAGACCCTTGAATGTGACTCACCTAGGCCAGTGAGTAAAAGGCCAAACGCGGCCAGCATCACTCTCCAGTTTTCGCGCACTTTGGGGTGCGTCCACCACCTGTCCGTTAAAAAATGCCAGATGTAAGCGAGAACGGTTTGACAGAAAGTAAGCGATCCCATTCGTACATGGACCACGTACCCATCCCTGGCGTCGTATTTCTGGAAGTTCGGGTCACACTGGATCAAGGAGTCGCTATCCTTTGACAGGTTCTGCAAATTGACCGCGAACGGTTAGTGCCGAAGTTATAAAAGAGTTCCACGAGGAGTCGCCTGTCATCGTGGACAGCACGTATCGCCCGCATGACTCACGTCTTCCGGAAGCTTCAGCCTGCTGAGAGGTTTGTTGCTGCAGCTGTTTCGGTCCCTGCTGGGTTCTTCGACCCGAACAACGACGCTGTCGGTGGCTGTCATGTCTTGCGTCCGTGGCTTCAGCGGCGTGCTCTCCGTCGTAGAACCGTACGTGCGGACAATGTCATCGTCATCTGGGTCAAAGGCATCGTCGATTGTGAAATTAGACTTCCCAGACATTTCACTCTCGCACTTGCTCAAGTTGGCCCCCCCTAAACGTTTATTTTGGTCTTTTCTTTCATCAGGATGCGCATGAGGATGCGCCGCGCAATATGACGTCACCGATTACGTCACGACCTTTACTGCTTTATCTTTAAGAAGTAATGCCGGTAATGCACTTCGTCCTGTGGCACGTATCTTAGGGGGAAAAATAACGAAATTTTTCCGTTGTGAAAGCAATAATTAATGCAGCATATCGTGCGTTTTGGCGCTGCAGGTAAAATAGCTTCCAAGCCGTTCTTGCGCGATAAATCCAAATTTCGAGAATCCAGTCAGGTGGCGATCCAATAGTTCTGTCATTATCAGGTAGCATCTCTTGCAGCTTGAATTTCAATCGAAAGAAGGAATCATATACGTCAAAGGTATTATACAGATATTTTAATTTTTTGTTCGCACGTTCCGATTGCCAATGGCTGTATCGCACTGGAGATATATGTGCACGTGGTCTCATCTTTATCGCTCGTGCTGTGCGCGTCCTGAAAGTTTGTTTTTACTGGCGAACAGTGAAAGTACACATTCTGCGTTTGTTTGTCGTTAAAGGAAGAAACAGTTATACGTACAGAAGTTGCGTTCATTGTGGTGCGCAATAAAACCTCTTTGTCGTACTTTGAAAGCTATGAATTGACTTATTTACTTGCGGCGCGTACTGATCGTCTATCCGAGTATGCAATAAATGTAAAAAGAGGTCAAGTTTCTCTGTCGAAAATGGTTTAAAAAATAGGGCGTGAGAAGTTAAGTTTCTCTTGTACGTGAAATAAGACGCGCGCAATAATTTTCTGGCAGCATTGCAATTTCTTTCTCCGACGCTCATAGTTCCTTTTTCAGCGCTTTGTCCATAAGACAGAGAATCAAATTTCACGGCACGATTTTCTGGAATTTGTAAACAAAGCGAGAAAATCGTGTTCATTGTTGGTAAAGCAGTCGCCAGTAAACGTAACGTTTGTTATGACCTCTAGTTTGTATGAAAAATTACTGCAGACACGATCAAGTGAATACACgagacaataaagttgtttccatccatccacaCACGAGACGAAAATTTCACGCTTTGTGTATGATGCATATATAACGCGTTGCTTCTCAACTTTTCCTGGCGTGCTTATGTCAATGCACTCTGCCACCTATTAGCTTGCTGCTATTGCTTTGGTCTGTGTTATGAACGTGTTAACACTCTTGCTTCGTTTTCTGGCTCTACAGAGCATGTCCACAGATGAGCGACACCTGCTCATCATGGTTGAAAGGCTGCCTGATGAGATCGCACAAGTGTACAGCCGAACAAAGCACAAGAAGTCCTTACAACACAGAAATTCCTTCAAGCACCGCAAGTTGAAAGACAAAGGTGGAGAGTGTGGTGAAAGTGATGGTGCAGTGTTGTCTCCAGCAGCACGTGAAACTGGAAAGCCCACCACAGTATCGTCATCCCGTCTTCCCATGTCATTGCCAATGTACAGTCGTAGCATTAGTTTGCCATTAACTCATGAGGAAAAAACAGAAGCTGGTAATCAGAGTTTGAAAGTCAAGGTCAAAGTTGAGCCTAGAGTTAAAATAAAGATTAAATCAAACAAGAGAGGAGGGTCCCATGAGTCAAACAAGGTGTTGCGGAAGATCAAGATACGCAGGATCTCCCATGATGCTTTGCCACCCAGCACGCCTGAAACTGATGTGAACACTGACGTAAGAGCTCCCATTACCAAAAATTGTGAAGAAGGTAGTAGCAAAGAACCATCTGAAAAGTATGAAATTGTTTCATCATCTGGAAAGGTAACAAACTTTCATGAAGAATCTGGTGGCGCTAGTGAAGAATCTGGTGCTGCTAGTGCTTCTGAGCAGACCACTATCACCAAAGGCAATGTTGAGGCCTGGCTTAGAGATCATGTTGGCGAGACAAGTGAAGGAATGAAAGAGGACGCAAACAGTGTTTCAGAAGGATCGGTCTTCAAAGAGACTAACACTTCTGATGAATCTTTAGTCGACCAAGACACCGAGTCATACAACACTGACCAAGAAGACTTAGTGGAAAGCGATGGGTCACAGAGGACAGAGATTGATGCCACCAATTGCACAAGTTCAGACACCGAGATTGAGGAACCAGAACAATGCCAGCCAGAAGTAGCCAGCTTCGTTGATGTGGACACTGCGGCATTGATGTCAGATGAAGGATCCTCTCATAGTGACATGCTGCACGAGTGCTCTACTGCGTTGGAACAAATAGTGTCAGAAGTTTGTGCTGAGGAACATCTGCCAATAGAAGAAGACAGGGACAGCTCTGACAATAATTGTGCTGAAGACGTGATGGCAGAAGCAGGGCTGCATGATTCACCTTCACCGTCTGCAGAAACGAGGGACATATCAGTGCAACCGAGTGAGGCTGTAGAAGAAGTAGCCATAGCTGAAGTACTTGACGACGATGAACTTAATGGCGATGAGCAAGGGCAAGCTGTGTTGCCTATAGATGTCATTGACATCACTGACGACGCATTTGTGCCGACTTCTCAAGTAGGAGAACCCCAACCACGTGCAAGAACAGATATGCCACCTGATTCATCTACAAGTGAATCAAACTCTGGCAAAACATCATGTACGGTGGATGTTGTAGACCTCACGAGTGACGATGTTGACTGCTATGTTGTCAGTCCCGAGAACTGTGGTAACGTGACAGCTGACCCTGAGGTGACGGCTAACCTTGAGGTGATAACTGCCTCGGAG harbors:
- the LOC119389491 gene encoding transmembrane protein 134, which gives rise to MSGKSNFTIDDAFDPDDDDIVRTYGSTTESTPLKPRTQDMTATDSVVVRVEEPSRDRNSCSNKPLSRLKLPEDNLSKDSDSLIQCDPNFQKYDARDGWWTHPKVRENWRVMLAAFGLLLTGLGLIATGIVVQVLPRVGVQGLVFFIAGAICFIPGAYHVVYVYCAVKGCRGYDFYNLPLFN